In the Arachis ipaensis cultivar K30076 chromosome B10, Araip1.1, whole genome shotgun sequence genome, one interval contains:
- the LOC107622734 gene encoding aminoacylase-1, translating to MASSISHSRQSHLSLIHFTLLLLLFTPFSLSTTITQEQEQKQDEADTSITRFQRYLRINTAHPNPSYSSAVSYLISQADSLALRYQTLYFSPNKPLLLLTWQGTDPSLPSILLNSHLDSVPAEPSKWQHPPFSAFRRSHDGAIFARGAQDDKCIAMQYLEAIRNLKARGFTPSRSVHVSLVPDEEIGGADGAAKFVESKEFAELKVGFALDEGQASPGDEYRVFYADRSPWGLKIKARGQPGHGAWMYDGSAMENLMKSVEVINRFRESQFDVVKTGKALNSEVVSVNPVYLKAGVQSESGFVMNVQPSEAEAGFDLRLTPTTDPDEMRRRIASEWAPVIRNMSYELIEKGPIRDYLGRPLMTAINDSNPWWSVFKQAITSAGGKLSKPEILASTTDARFLRQKGIPVLGFSPMRNTPILLHDHNEHLRETVYLKGIEVYESLISSLSLFPEPSQP from the exons ATGGCCAGCTCCATTTCACACTCTCGCCAATCTCATCTCTCTCTCATCCACTTCActctcctccttctcctcttcacaccctttTCCCTCTCCACAACTATAACCCAAGAGCAGGAACAGAAACAAGATGAAGCAGATACCTCAATCACCCGCTTCCAACGCTACCTCCGAATCAACACCGCTCACCCCAACCCATCCTACTCCTCCGCCGTCTCCTACCTCATCTCCCAAGCCGACTCCCTCGCCCTCCGCTACCAAACCCTCTACTTCTCCCCAAACAAGCCCCTCCTCCTTCTCACATGGCAAGGCACCGACCCTTCCCTCCCTTCCATCCTCCTCAACTCCCACCTCGACTCCGTCCCCGCCGAGCCCTCCAAATGGCAGCATCCTCCCTTCTCCGCGTTCCGCCGCTCCCACGACGGCGCCATCTTCGCCCGAGGTGCCCAGGATGACAAGTGCATCGCTATGCAGTACCTCGAGGCCATCCGCAACCTCAAGGCCCGCGGATTCACCCCCTCAAGATCCGTCCACGTGTCACTCGTCCCCGACGAAGAGATTGGAGGCGCCGACGGGGCTGCGAAGTTCGTCGAATCGAAGGAGTTCGCGGAGTTGAAGGTTGGATTTGCGCTCGACGAAGGGCAGGCGTCTCCTGGGGATGAGTACAGGGTGTTCTATGCCGATAGATCGCCGTGGGGGCTGAAGATTAAGGCGAGGGGGCAACCCGGACACGGGGCCTGGATGTATGATGGGAGCGCCATGGAGAATTTGATGAAGAGCGTTGAGGTTATCAACAGGTTTAGGGAGAGCCAGTTCGATGTTGTTAAGACTGGGAAAGCTTTGAATTCGGAAGTTGTTTCGGTTAATCCTGTTTATCTCAAGGCTGGGGTTCAATCAGAATCT GGGTTTGTGATGAATGTGCAACCTTCAGAAGCAGAGGCGGGTTTTGATCTCAGGTTGACCCCTACAACGGACCCTGATGAAATGAGGAGGAGAATCGCATCTGAATGGGCACCAGTTATTAGAAATATGTCGTATGAG TTAATTGAGAAAGGACCCATTAGAGACTACTTGGGACGGCCATTAATGACTGCAATTAATGATTCCAATCCATGGTGGTCAGTGTTCAAGCAAGCTATAACATCAGCTGGAGGAAAGCTTTCAAAGCCTGAAATTCTCGCTTCGACTACTGATGCCCGATTCCTTAGACAAAAAGGAATTCCAGTTCTTGGTTTCTCTCCAATGAGAAACACTCCCATCTTGCTCCATGACCACAACGAG CATCTACGAGAAACAGTGTACTTGAAAGGTATAGAGGTATACGAGTCTCTGATAAGTTCCTTGAGTTTGTTTCCAGAACCATCACAACCTTAG